In the genome of Photobacterium sp. TY1-4, one region contains:
- a CDS encoding 5-carboxymethyl-2-hydroxymuconate Delta-isomerase translates to MPNLLMEYAEPVAERVNVPGLLEDLHQCLLACGLFDASAVKSRSYPCRAWLVGREGDLNTFIHVELSLLSGREPAQKRELSRGLLSVLEQHGAGINSLTVEIREMDRDSYMRIHN, encoded by the coding sequence GTGCCCAATCTATTGATGGAATACGCGGAGCCGGTAGCCGAGCGGGTGAATGTGCCCGGCTTACTGGAAGACTTGCACCAGTGCCTGCTGGCCTGCGGCCTGTTCGATGCCTCGGCCGTCAAATCCCGCAGTTACCCGTGTCGCGCCTGGCTGGTCGGCCGGGAGGGCGATCTTAACACCTTTATTCATGTCGAGCTGAGCCTGCTGTCCGGCCGAGAGCCTGCGCAAAAACGTGAGCTGTCGCGTGGGCTGCTGTCGGTGCTGGAGCAGCACGGTGCCGGGATCAACAGCCTGACGGTTGAGATCCGCGAGATGGACCGCGACAGTTATATGCGGATCCACAACTAG
- the trmL gene encoding tRNA (uridine(34)/cytosine(34)/5-carboxymethylaminomethyluridine(34)-2'-O)-methyltransferase TrmL, translating into MFDIALYEPEIAPNTGNIIRLCANCGANLHLIEPLGFDLEEKKLRRAGLDYHDLAHVTRHANFEAFLAAVGERRLFACTTKATQFHTQAEFREGDILLFGPETRGLPTEIIDSLPPAQRLRIPMHPDSRSLNLSNAAAIIGYEAWRQLGFDGAC; encoded by the coding sequence ATGTTTGATATTGCGTTGTATGAGCCGGAAATTGCCCCCAATACCGGCAATATTATCCGCCTGTGTGCCAACTGCGGCGCCAACCTCCACCTGATTGAGCCGCTGGGTTTCGATCTGGAAGAGAAAAAACTGCGCCGCGCAGGACTGGACTACCACGACCTGGCCCACGTCACCCGCCATGCCAATTTCGAGGCCTTTCTGGCCGCCGTCGGCGAGCGGCGGTTGTTTGCCTGCACCACCAAGGCGACCCAGTTCCACACCCAGGCTGAATTCCGGGAAGGGGATATTCTGCTGTTCGGCCCCGAGACCCGCGGCCTGCCCACCGAGATCATCGACAGCTTGCCCCCGGCCCAGCGATTGCGGATCCCGATGCACCCGGACAGCCGCAGCCTCAACCTGTCCAATGCCGCTGCCATTATCGGCTATGAAGCCTGGCGCCAACTGGGATTTGACGGCGCCTGCTGA
- the cysE gene encoding serine O-acetyltransferase yields MRECQQYEVWQAIKREARKQSDQEPMLASFYHATIIKHDNLAAALSYILANKLATPSMPAMAVREVIEEAFAADCMITESAACDIRAVVERDPAVEMYSIPLLYLKGYHALQGYRVANWLWKQKRVALAVYLQNQISVTCQVDVHPAARIGQGIMFDHATGIVIGETAVIENDVSILQDVTLGGTGKESGDRHPKIREGVMIGAGAKILGNIEVGEGAKIGSCSVVLNPVPPHTTVAGVPAKIVGRPSSEKPSMDMDQQFNGSAQTFIAGDGI; encoded by the coding sequence GTGAGGGAATGTCAACAATATGAGGTCTGGCAGGCGATCAAGCGGGAAGCGCGAAAGCAGTCGGATCAGGAGCCGATGCTGGCCAGCTTTTATCATGCCACCATTATCAAGCATGATAACTTAGCGGCGGCGTTGAGTTACATCCTGGCCAATAAACTGGCTACCCCTTCGATGCCGGCCATGGCGGTGCGGGAAGTGATTGAGGAAGCTTTTGCAGCAGACTGTATGATCACCGAGTCGGCAGCGTGCGATATCCGGGCGGTCGTCGAGCGCGACCCGGCGGTGGAGATGTACTCGATCCCTCTGTTGTACCTCAAAGGTTACCATGCCCTGCAGGGCTACCGGGTCGCCAACTGGCTGTGGAAACAGAAACGGGTCGCGCTGGCGGTGTATTTGCAAAATCAGATTTCGGTCACCTGCCAGGTCGATGTACACCCGGCCGCGCGGATTGGCCAGGGGATCATGTTTGACCATGCCACCGGGATTGTGATCGGGGAAACGGCGGTGATCGAGAATGATGTGTCGATCCTGCAGGATGTCACGCTCGGGGGGACCGGGAAAGAGAGCGGCGATCGTCATCCGAAGATCCGTGAAGGGGTGATGATTGGTGCCGGGGCCAAGATCCTCGGCAATATCGAGGTGGGCGAAGGGGCCAAGATCGGCTCGTGCTCTGTGGTGCTGAACCCGGTACCGCCGCATACCACAGTGGCCGGGGTGCCGGCGAAAATTGTCGGGCGCCCGAGCAGTGAGAAACCCTCAATGGATATGGACCAGCAGTTTAACGGCTCGGCCCAGACGTTTATCGCCGGAGACGGGATTTAA
- a CDS encoding CpxP family protein: MTMTKKMMAMAIALPLVLGSASVLAYGGHHGKGEGRGGCGMEDGRKLMQELDLSDAQQQQLKAMRQSKREAMKAGFAGKREQMQAHHQQMQALMLADTFDEAAARTLAQTMVEQQVERRVAMMKSRHEMFSMLTDEQKTRFQQLMSERQAQCEQRWRDAKDQ; the protein is encoded by the coding sequence ATGACAATGACAAAGAAAATGATGGCGATGGCGATTGCACTGCCTTTGGTACTCGGTTCGGCCTCGGTGCTGGCTTACGGTGGTCACCATGGTAAAGGGGAAGGCCGCGGTGGCTGTGGGATGGAGGATGGCCGCAAACTGATGCAAGAGCTGGATTTGAGCGATGCGCAGCAACAGCAGCTGAAAGCCATGCGCCAGAGCAAGCGTGAGGCGATGAAGGCCGGGTTTGCCGGAAAACGTGAACAAATGCAGGCCCATCATCAGCAGATGCAGGCCCTGATGCTGGCCGATACCTTTGACGAAGCGGCGGCGCGCACGCTGGCGCAGACGATGGTTGAGCAACAGGTCGAGCGTCGGGTCGCGATGATGAAAAGCCGTCACGAGATGTTCAGCATGCTGACAGATGAACAGAAAACCCGGTTTCAGCAGCTGATGAGTGAACGTCAGGCCCAGTGTGAGCAGCGCTGGCGCGACGCAAAAGATCAGTAA
- the pfkA gene encoding 6-phosphofructokinase has protein sequence MIKKIGVLTSGGDAPGMNAAIRGVVRAALSEGLEVYGVYDGYQGLHQNRIEKLSRSSVSDVINKGGTFLGSARFPEFKDEKVRAQAIENLKIHGIDALVVIGGDGSYMGAKKLTEMGYPCIGLPGTIDNDVAGTDYTIGFLTALNTVIDAIDRLRDTSSSHQRISIVEVMGRHCGDLTLMSAIAGGCEYIITPETGLNKEQLLAKIKEGIYKGKKHAIIALTELMTDATELAKYIEDETGRETRATVLGHIQRGGQPTAFDRILASRMGAYAVELLVKGEGGRCVGIQNEQMVHHDIIDAIENMKRPVRTDLYDLANKLF, from the coding sequence ATGATTAAAAAGATTGGTGTTTTGACCAGTGGTGGTGACGCACCTGGAATGAATGCGGCGATCCGCGGTGTGGTTCGTGCAGCATTGTCTGAAGGCCTGGAAGTGTATGGGGTGTATGACGGCTATCAGGGCCTGCACCAAAACCGCATTGAGAAGCTGAGCCGCTCGAGCGTGTCGGATGTGATCAACAAGGGCGGGACCTTCCTGGGTTCGGCGCGTTTTCCGGAGTTCAAAGACGAGAAAGTGCGCGCTCAGGCGATTGAAAACCTGAAAATCCACGGGATTGATGCGCTGGTGGTGATCGGGGGTGATGGCTCTTACATGGGGGCCAAAAAGCTGACCGAAATGGGTTACCCATGTATCGGTCTGCCGGGCACGATTGATAACGACGTGGCGGGCACTGACTATACCATTGGTTTCCTGACGGCGCTGAACACCGTGATTGATGCGATTGACCGTCTGCGGGATACCTCGTCTTCTCACCAGCGGATTTCGATTGTTGAGGTGATGGGTCGCCACTGTGGCGATCTGACCCTGATGTCAGCGATTGCCGGCGGCTGTGAGTACATCATCACCCCGGAAACCGGCCTGAACAAAGAGCAGCTGCTGGCCAAGATCAAAGAAGGGATCTACAAAGGCAAGAAGCACGCGATTATTGCCCTGACCGAGCTGATGACCGATGCCACTGAGCTGGCCAAGTACATTGAAGATGAAACCGGCCGTGAAACCCGCGCGACTGTGCTGGGCCATATCCAGCGTGGTGGCCAGCCGACCGCGTTTGACCGCATTCTGGCTTCCCGCATGGGCGCCTATGCGGTTGAGTTGCTGGTGAAAGGCGAAGGCGGCCGTTGTGTGGGGATCCAGAATGAGCAGATGGTTCACCATGACATCATTGATGCGATTGAGAACATGAAGCGTCCGGTTCGTACCGATCTGTACGATCTGGCCAACAAACTGTTCTAA
- the tpiA gene encoding triose-phosphate isomerase produces MRHPVVMGNWKLNGSKEMVSNLLKGLDAELNGVEGVDVAVAPPAMYLDLADQLIGKANNKIILGAQNVDINASGAFTGDISPEMLKDFGASHIIIGHSERREYHNESDEFVAKKFAFLKEHGLTPVLCIGESEAQNEAGETVAVCARQIDAVINTQGVEALNGAIIAYEPIWAIGTGKAATADDAQRIHAAIRAHIAEKSEAVAKQVIIQYGGSVKPENAAAYFAQPDIDGALVGGAALDAVSFAAIAKAAAEAKK; encoded by the coding sequence ATGCGCCATCCTGTGGTTATGGGTAACTGGAAGCTAAACGGTAGCAAGGAAATGGTATCTAACCTGCTGAAGGGCCTTGATGCTGAACTCAACGGTGTTGAAGGTGTTGACGTAGCGGTTGCTCCACCAGCGATGTACCTGGATCTGGCCGACCAGCTGATCGGCAAGGCAAACAACAAAATCATTCTGGGTGCCCAGAACGTGGACATCAATGCCAGCGGTGCTTTCACCGGTGACATTTCGCCTGAGATGCTGAAAGACTTCGGCGCCAGCCACATCATCATCGGTCACTCTGAGCGCCGTGAATACCACAACGAGTCTGACGAGTTCGTGGCCAAGAAATTCGCGTTCCTGAAAGAGCACGGCCTGACACCAGTGCTGTGTATCGGTGAGTCTGAAGCTCAGAACGAAGCCGGTGAAACAGTGGCGGTGTGTGCCCGTCAAATCGACGCGGTGATCAACACCCAGGGCGTGGAAGCGCTGAACGGTGCCATCATTGCTTATGAACCAATCTGGGCCATCGGAACCGGCAAAGCAGCAACAGCGGATGACGCGCAGCGTATCCACGCCGCGATCCGTGCTCACATCGCAGAGAAGAGCGAAGCAGTGGCCAAGCAAGTCATTATCCAGTATGGCGGCTCTGTGAAACCAGAAAACGCAGCGGCTTACTTTGCCCAGCCGGACATCGACGGTGCCCTGGTTGGCGGCGCAGCCCTGGACGCTGTCAGCTTTGCTGCCATTGCCAAAGCTGCCGCAGAAGCGAAGAAATAA
- a CDS encoding response regulator: MTNILLVDDDTELTALLTDILELEGFTVIEANNGEQGLAKVDADIDLILLDVMMPVMNGTEMLRRLREQHQTPVLMLTAKGEEIDRVLGLELGADDYLPKPFSDRELLARMRAILRRTRPSQEDPRDQPECLRYQDIEIYPGRQEVLCGGLPLVMTGTELALLSYFISHPGTIIAKEALSLEVLGKRLTPFDRAIDMHVSNLRKKLPPRDDGKPRIKTLRGKGYLLVEATP; this comes from the coding sequence ATGACAAACATTCTGCTGGTAGATGATGATACCGAGCTGACAGCACTACTGACCGACATTCTGGAGCTGGAAGGCTTTACGGTCATTGAAGCCAATAACGGCGAGCAGGGACTGGCGAAAGTGGATGCCGACATTGACCTGATCCTGCTTGATGTCATGATGCCGGTGATGAACGGCACCGAAATGCTGCGCCGGCTGCGTGAGCAGCACCAGACCCCAGTGCTGATGCTGACCGCCAAAGGCGAAGAAATTGACCGGGTGCTGGGGCTGGAGCTGGGCGCAGACGATTACCTGCCCAAACCGTTCAGCGACCGCGAGCTGCTGGCCCGGATGCGAGCGATTTTGCGCCGTACCCGTCCGTCCCAGGAAGATCCGCGAGATCAGCCGGAGTGCCTGCGCTACCAGGATATCGAGATCTACCCGGGACGCCAGGAAGTGCTGTGCGGAGGGCTGCCGCTGGTCATGACCGGGACCGAGCTCGCCCTGCTCAGCTATTTCATCAGCCATCCCGGGACCATCATTGCCAAAGAGGCGCTGAGCCTGGAAGTGCTGGGCAAGCGGCTGACGCCGTTTGATCGGGCCATCGATATGCATGTGTCGAACTTGCGCAAAAAACTGCCGCCGCGCGATGACGGCAAACCGCGGATCAAAACCCTACGCGGCAAAGGCTACCTGCTGGTCGAGGCGACGCCATGA
- a CDS encoding ferredoxin--NADP reductase — protein sequence MADWIPAEVITNRHWNSDLFSLKLQANIEPFKAGQFTKLGLEIDGKLIQRAYSFVNPPSDPHLEVYATRVADGELSPRLHALEQGDTVYISARASGYFTLDEVPPGDHLWLLATGTAIGPYLSILREAQVWQRFRKVILVHAVRYAADLSYQGEINALKEQHPEQLIVQPFVSREPAPLSLTGRIPQAIADGMLERHIGLSLTPEHSQIMLCGNPEMVRDTRNILETMGFRKNLRRNPGQITMERYW from the coding sequence ATGGCCGACTGGATCCCCGCAGAAGTCATCACCAACCGCCACTGGAACAGTGATTTATTCAGCCTGAAATTACAGGCCAATATTGAACCCTTTAAAGCCGGACAATTTACCAAACTGGGGCTTGAGATCGACGGTAAACTGATCCAGCGGGCCTACTCTTTTGTGAATCCGCCCAGCGACCCGCACCTGGAAGTGTACGCCACCCGGGTCGCCGACGGCGAGCTGTCCCCACGTCTCCACGCCCTGGAGCAAGGCGACACCGTCTATATTTCCGCCCGTGCCAGCGGCTACTTCACCTTGGACGAAGTCCCGCCCGGAGACCACCTCTGGCTCCTGGCCACCGGGACTGCGATTGGCCCGTACCTGTCGATCCTGCGGGAGGCGCAGGTCTGGCAACGCTTTCGCAAAGTCATCCTGGTCCATGCCGTGCGCTACGCCGCAGACCTCTCCTATCAGGGAGAGATCAATGCGCTGAAAGAGCAGCACCCCGAGCAACTGATTGTGCAGCCGTTCGTCAGCCGCGAGCCCGCGCCGCTGTCCCTGACCGGACGGATCCCGCAGGCCATTGCCGACGGAATGCTCGAGCGCCATATCGGCCTGTCCTTAACCCCGGAACACAGCCAGATCATGCTGTGCGGCAACCCGGAAATGGTCCGGGATACCCGCAACATCCTCGAAACGATGGGCTTTCGCAAAAACTTGCGCCGCAACCCTGGCCAGATCACCATGGAGCGCTACTGGTAA
- a CDS encoding DUF3135 domain-containing protein — MQDLPSFDELKAMAEHDPQALETLRLTMSEEIIQHASPAMQPRLRAQMSHINQVIAQGKNPNHTNVMLMAELQQQLKRFAQALNAPDTLTEHEAAVMPFRRPEQKTPPTGT, encoded by the coding sequence ATGCAAGACTTACCGTCATTTGATGAACTCAAAGCCATGGCCGAACACGATCCGCAGGCCCTGGAAACGTTGCGACTGACGATGAGCGAAGAGATCATCCAGCACGCCAGCCCGGCCATGCAGCCGCGCCTGCGCGCCCAGATGAGCCACATCAACCAGGTCATCGCTCAAGGGAAAAACCCCAATCATACCAATGTGATGTTAATGGCAGAGCTGCAACAGCAGCTCAAACGCTTTGCCCAGGCGCTCAATGCCCCGGACACCCTGACCGAGCATGAAGCGGCGGTGATGCCGTTCCGCCGTCCCGAGCAAAAGACGCCGCCAACCGGCACCTAG
- the gpsA gene encoding NAD(P)H-dependent glycerol-3-phosphate dehydrogenase, whose protein sequence is MNQNANQAITMTVLGAGSYGTSLAISLARNGANVILWGHEPAHMAQLEMDRANEAFLPGVAFPDSLIISADLEAAVQASQDLLVVVPSHVFGDVLANVKPFLREDSRICWATKGLEPETGRLLKDVATEVLGEDIPLAVLSGPTFAKELAAGLPTAIAVSSPDEAFVRDLQEKIHCSKTFRVYSNTDFIGMQLGGAVKNVIAIGAGMSDGIGFGANARTALITRGLAEMCRLGAALGAQPETFMGMAGLGDLVLTCTDNQSRNRRFGLALGQGKDVDAAQVEIGQVVEGYRNTKEVWVLAQRYGVEMPITEQIYQVLYQGKDARDAAKALLAREKKDE, encoded by the coding sequence ATGAATCAGAATGCCAATCAAGCCATCACCATGACCGTCCTGGGCGCAGGATCATACGGGACCTCATTGGCGATTTCGCTGGCCCGTAACGGGGCCAATGTCATCTTGTGGGGCCACGAGCCGGCGCATATGGCGCAGCTTGAGATGGACCGCGCCAATGAAGCTTTTCTGCCGGGAGTGGCGTTTCCCGACTCGCTGATTATCTCAGCGGATCTGGAAGCGGCGGTCCAGGCCAGCCAGGATCTGTTGGTGGTTGTGCCGAGCCATGTGTTTGGTGACGTGCTGGCAAACGTGAAGCCTTTCCTGCGGGAAGATTCGCGGATTTGCTGGGCCACCAAAGGGCTTGAGCCGGAAACTGGCCGTCTGCTCAAAGATGTGGCGACGGAAGTGCTGGGTGAGGACATTCCGCTGGCGGTGCTGTCCGGACCGACGTTTGCCAAAGAGCTGGCCGCTGGTTTGCCGACCGCGATTGCGGTGTCGTCGCCGGACGAGGCCTTTGTGCGTGATCTGCAGGAGAAAATTCACTGCAGCAAAACGTTCCGGGTCTATAGCAATACCGATTTTATCGGGATGCAACTGGGCGGCGCAGTGAAAAACGTGATTGCGATTGGTGCCGGGATGTCGGACGGTATTGGCTTTGGTGCCAACGCCCGGACGGCCCTGATCACTCGCGGTCTGGCGGAAATGTGCCGTCTGGGAGCCGCCTTGGGTGCGCAGCCGGAAACCTTTATGGGGATGGCCGGTCTGGGCGATCTGGTGCTGACTTGTACCGATAACCAGTCGCGCAACCGGCGCTTTGGCCTGGCGTTGGGCCAGGGCAAAGATGTCGACGCCGCCCAAGTGGAGATCGGCCAGGTGGTCGAAGGGTATCGTAACACCAAGGAAGTCTGGGTTCTGGCCCAGCGTTATGGGGTGGAGATGCCGATCACCGAGCAGATATATCAGGTGTTGTACCAGGGCAAAGATGCCCGGGATGCAGCCAAAGCCTTGCTGGCGCGTGAGAAGAAAGACGAGTAA
- the glpX gene encoding class II fructose-bisphosphatase encodes MKRDLAMAFSRVTEGAALAGYKWLGRGDKNAADGAAVEVMRTLLNQTEIAGEIVIGEGEIDEAPMLYIGEQVGIGGDAVDIAVDPIEGTRMTAMGQNNALAVLAAGEKGSFLKAPDMYMEKLVVGPAAKGVIDLHQPLAVNLEKIAAALGKPLNALTVTTLAKPRHDAVIAEMQAMGVRVFAFPDGDVAASILTCMPDSEVDVMYCIGGAPEGVVSAAAIRALGGDMQGRLLPRHQVKGDNAENRRLGETEIIRCREMGIEANTVLRMEDMAQSDNVIFAGTGITKGDLLDGINRQGNIATTETLLIRGKCRTIRRIKSTHYLDRKDDAIKGHIL; translated from the coding sequence ATGAAACGCGATTTAGCAATGGCATTTTCCCGTGTAACCGAAGGCGCCGCTCTGGCCGGCTACAAATGGCTTGGCCGCGGCGATAAAAATGCCGCCGACGGCGCTGCCGTGGAGGTGATGCGCACCCTGCTGAACCAGACCGAGATTGCCGGTGAAATTGTGATCGGTGAAGGTGAAATCGACGAAGCCCCAATGCTCTATATTGGCGAGCAGGTCGGCATCGGCGGTGATGCGGTTGATATTGCCGTTGACCCCATTGAAGGCACCCGCATGACCGCCATGGGCCAGAATAATGCCCTGGCCGTGCTGGCCGCCGGTGAGAAAGGCTCGTTCCTCAAAGCGCCGGATATGTACATGGAAAAACTGGTGGTCGGCCCTGCCGCCAAAGGGGTGATTGATCTCCACCAGCCGCTGGCGGTGAATCTGGAAAAAATTGCCGCCGCCCTTGGCAAGCCTCTCAACGCTCTGACCGTGACCACCCTGGCTAAACCGCGTCACGATGCCGTGATTGCCGAAATGCAGGCCATGGGCGTGCGCGTGTTTGCCTTCCCCGATGGGGATGTGGCGGCTTCGATCCTGACCTGCATGCCGGACAGCGAAGTCGATGTGATGTACTGCATCGGCGGCGCGCCGGAAGGCGTGGTCTCAGCCGCGGCAATCCGCGCCCTGGGCGGCGACATGCAGGGCCGCCTGCTGCCGCGCCACCAGGTCAAGGGGGATAACGCAGAGAACCGCCGCCTGGGCGAGACGGAAATCATCCGTTGCCGCGAGATGGGCATTGAAGCCAACACCGTGCTGCGCATGGAAGACATGGCCCAGAGCGACAACGTGATTTTTGCCGGCACCGGGATCACCAAGGGCGATCTACTCGACGGGATCAACCGCCAGGGCAATATCGCCACCACTGAAACCCTGCTGATCCGCGGCAAGTGCCGCACCATCCGCCGCATCAAATCGACCCACTACTTAGATCGCAAGGACGACGCCATCAAAGGCCACATCCTGTAA
- a CDS encoding helix-turn-helix transcriptional regulator — MKTIDKILNRMKRDGPVTAKILADELSLTTMGVRQHLQGLEEEGLVDFQDIKAKVGRPTRHWNLTGKGHRRFSDRHGELIIQMLDSVEEIFGADGLSQVVERRENQTFEHYQHAMAASTDLKEKLEILTTLREQEGYMAELHQDGETFVLVENHCPICHAAKRCPSLCKSELAVFQRLLGAAYQIERNEHIIAGERRCAYRIQKM; from the coding sequence ATGAAAACCATTGATAAAATTCTCAACCGGATGAAACGCGACGGCCCGGTCACCGCCAAGATACTGGCGGATGAGCTCAGCCTCACGACCATGGGCGTCCGTCAGCACCTGCAAGGACTGGAAGAAGAAGGTCTGGTCGATTTCCAGGACATCAAGGCCAAAGTCGGCCGTCCGACCCGCCACTGGAACCTGACGGGCAAAGGACACCGGCGTTTTTCCGATCGCCACGGTGAACTGATTATTCAAATGCTTGATTCTGTCGAGGAGATTTTCGGTGCCGACGGGCTGAGCCAGGTGGTCGAACGGCGGGAGAATCAAACCTTTGAACACTATCAGCATGCCATGGCGGCCAGCACCGATTTAAAAGAAAAACTGGAAATACTGACTACACTGAGGGAACAGGAAGGCTATATGGCAGAGCTGCATCAGGACGGCGAGACGTTCGTTCTGGTGGAGAACCACTGCCCGATCTGCCATGCCGCCAAACGCTGCCCTTCATTATGCAAATCGGAACTCGCCGTCTTCCAGCGCCTGCTGGGAGCAGCGTATCAGATAGAACGAAACGAACACATTATTGCCGGAGAGAGGCGCTGCGCTTATCGAATACAAAAAATGTAA
- the cpxA gene encoding envelope stress sensor histidine kinase CpxA has translation MKFPLFSSLYGRIFAIFWLTLLLVVFTLVLLPILDPRTQHTIPAPDLHRFQAAAQNIGLRLAEARGPAGQRLQQLTHDSRRKGFQLYFTSTEGEIIAPDGRNKALRNFITMADDPAKPRQRLYGRWMMAGPFQVDAQPAPVLMYVGRIWHRPPPFFIQILDKPLQLLLVTMLVSTPLLLWLAWAVTIPARRLQQAAERVATGQFEADPTLEAGPREFRQAGASFNQMVRAINQTISGQQRLLSDISHELRSPLTRLRMATALAKRKQGDSAELARIDTEAERLEKMISELLELSRMQSNGQGQREHTDAGSLWLEMLEDARFEAEQCQKQLDYGTLEAWPLCGNPGLLISALENVVRNAIKYGRETIQIRFQPGADHLEIWIDDDGEGVPDSELGDIFRPFYRVSTARDRSSGGTGLGLAITDSAIRQHNGTVSASRSPLGGLQIRLTLPLDTTPA, from the coding sequence ATGAAATTCCCGCTGTTTTCCAGCCTCTACGGCCGCATTTTCGCAATTTTCTGGCTGACCCTGCTGTTGGTGGTCTTCACCCTAGTGTTGCTGCCGATCCTGGATCCGCGGACCCAGCACACCATTCCCGCACCTGATCTACACCGTTTTCAGGCTGCGGCACAGAACATCGGTTTACGGCTGGCCGAAGCTCGCGGCCCGGCAGGGCAACGACTGCAGCAACTCACCCACGACAGCCGCCGCAAGGGGTTTCAGCTCTACTTCACCTCGACGGAAGGGGAGATCATCGCCCCGGACGGTCGCAATAAAGCCTTGCGCAACTTCATCACCATGGCGGACGACCCCGCCAAGCCGCGACAACGCCTCTACGGACGCTGGATGATGGCCGGACCATTTCAGGTCGATGCCCAACCGGCACCGGTGCTGATGTATGTCGGCCGGATCTGGCACCGGCCGCCCCCCTTTTTCATCCAAATCCTCGATAAGCCGTTGCAGCTGCTGCTGGTCACCATGCTGGTCAGTACCCCGCTCCTGCTCTGGCTGGCCTGGGCCGTGACCATTCCGGCCCGGCGCCTGCAGCAAGCCGCCGAACGGGTCGCGACCGGCCAGTTCGAGGCCGATCCGACGCTGGAAGCCGGTCCCCGCGAGTTCCGCCAGGCCGGGGCCAGCTTCAACCAGATGGTGCGGGCGATCAACCAGACAATCAGCGGCCAGCAACGCCTGCTGTCAGATATCTCCCATGAGCTACGCTCACCACTGACCCGGCTGCGAATGGCAACCGCCCTGGCCAAGCGCAAACAAGGCGACAGCGCAGAGCTGGCCCGGATTGATACCGAAGCCGAGCGGCTGGAAAAGATGATCAGCGAGTTGCTGGAGCTCTCGCGCATGCAAAGTAACGGTCAGGGGCAACGCGAGCACACCGATGCCGGCAGCCTGTGGCTGGAGATGCTGGAAGACGCCCGCTTTGAAGCCGAGCAGTGCCAAAAGCAACTCGATTACGGCACGCTGGAAGCCTGGCCGCTCTGTGGTAATCCGGGACTGCTGATCAGTGCACTGGAAAATGTCGTTCGCAATGCGATCAAATATGGCCGCGAGACCATTCAAATCCGCTTCCAACCGGGGGCTGACCACTTGGAAATCTGGATTGATGACGATGGCGAGGGGGTGCCGGACAGTGAGCTCGGGGATATCTTCCGCCCCTTCTATCGCGTCTCGACCGCCCGGGATCGCAGCAGTGGAGGAACAGGGCTTGGCCTGGCCATTACCGACAGTGCCATCCGCCAGCACAACGGCACCGTCAGCGCCAGCCGTAGCCCGCTGGGCGGCCTGCAAATTCGCCTGACGTTACCGCTCGACACAACGCCGGCTTAA